In Candidatus Cloacimonadota bacterium, the genomic stretch TTAAACTTTTTGATAACTGGGGAATGAACGGAATTATCATCCCTAATCCAACGGTCATCAATTTTTGCAGCCACCTTTTTATGGGTTCGGAAATAATTGGCGAGTGCATCGCGAATGACGATATTGTAATATGTGATCTGGTTTTCGGGAATTTTGGTTAGTAAGGTCAAACCGGCATTCCCCTGCATCAGAAAATCTGTGGTAGCAACAGTATAAATGCTATCGGGACTCCACGTTTTTCCATTGATTTCAAGATTGGTAATTCGTTCAAAGTTAGGATAATTACGGTTGTTTACAACTTTTCCACCAGAGATTCGTATGCCGTGTCTGGAACCTGAAACTCGGAATTCGAGTATTTCCTTTAATTTGGCACCGGAAATATCCATTGTTACGATTCGGCTTTCGAAGGGTAAAACCTTAAAAACATCACGATATGTAACAGGTCCTTTTGTAATGTTATCTCGAACACCTCCGAGATTCAAAAAGGCAAAATCCGCATTTGTTTCCTCACGCATCGCATCCATAACGGTATTTCCGATTAGACTTTGGGAAGCACCCTCTTTTGTAAGGTGAATTGTTGCTTCTCCGATATATTCATCCATTCCCTTTTCTGCAATAGCCTGAAGTGAATCAATGGTTTTTTTTACAATCGGATCGGGCAATATCTCTTCACTGGCCATAGATATTAAATCCCCATCAAGATAAGCCGGGAGTTCATAGCCTGATATGGTTTCTGAGACTTCATCAACGGTTATAATTATGTGACCGAGATTCGAACCATAGGCATAATTCTGGAAAATGAGAGTATGATTATCCGGTTCTTCCCACGGCTTCTTGTATCCCTTGTGAATATGTCCGGCAAAAATAATATCAATGCCCGGAACTTTATGAGCAAGGTGCATTGCGTTGTCCGGCCAGCGTCTATTCGGATCATTAATATGCCCTTCAACAATATCGTGCTGATAAGCAGATTCCACATCATAGGGAATTCCAAGATGTCCAAGGACAATAATGATATCGGCACCCTTTTGTTTTACAATTTTTTTGTATTTTTCCACGGTTTTTGAAACTGATAAAAATTTAAGTCCTTTAATGTGTTCAGGGAAACTCATCATGGGAGTTTCTTCAGTGCAGATACCGATAATTCCAATTTTGATGCCGTCAAATTCTTTAATAATATAAGGAACTGCTTCGGGAATTATCGCACCTGTTTCTTTTAAGACAATATTTGCACAAACAATAGGAAATTTTGCCAATGAAAGAGTTTTCTTTAATTCTTCATATCCTGCATCAAATTCGTGATTTCCAATAGTCATCGCATCGTAGTGAACCATGTTCATATATTTAATAATTGCTGTGCCATTTGTCATTGTTCCGATAGGGTGCCCTTGAAAGAAATCACCAGCATCAATCAGAAGAAATTCTTCACCATTTTCTTTTGCGTTTTTGCGAATGCGGTTTATATATGTGGCAGATGCTGCTCCCCCTCCAAATGGGGGTGGGAAATCAGGATTTAAAAAGGTGGCAGGAACTGCGTCAATACCGCCGTGAATATCGTTTGTGAAAATAATGTTAAGCTTGATGTCATCACAAAAAAGAATGGAATAAATGATTAAAAAAATTATTAATATTAGAAATACTTTTTTCATATCATGCCTTTGTTAATTAGATTTTGTTAAATTCGTGTTGTAAGCACACTTCGGAAAAGCGTAATACGTTTCGTATTCTGTTTCTCCGAAACGGCTTGTGAGAGCACGCTTTGGAAAAGCGTAATACGGATTTATTAAAATTTCCATGAAAATGTTGCCATAAAATTAGTAAGAAAATCTTCTACGTTGTCAGGTTTATCCCGATTAACAGGAAGAGGGTCATAAGCAGTATCCCAAAGATTTTCATTTGCGTAATATCCATCAGGGAAAAGGTCTAAGTGTGAATAATTCATTGTTCCGATCTCGCAACCAAGATTAAGTATAAAATTGTAGGAAAGGCTTACGGAAGTACCTAA encodes the following:
- a CDS encoding bifunctional UDP-sugar hydrolase/5'-nucleotidase, translating into MKKVFLILIIFLIIYSILFCDDIKLNIIFTNDIHGGIDAVPATFLNPDFPPPFGGGAASATYINRIRKNAKENGEEFLLIDAGDFFQGHPIGTMTNGTAIIKYMNMVHYDAMTIGNHEFDAGYEELKKTLSLAKFPIVCANIVLKETGAIIPEAVPYIIKEFDGIKIGIIGICTEETPMMSFPEHIKGLKFLSVSKTVEKYKKIVKQKGADIIIVLGHLGIPYDVESAYQHDIVEGHINDPNRRWPDNAMHLAHKVPGIDIIFAGHIHKGYKKPWEEPDNHTLIFQNYAYGSNLGHIIITVDEVSETISGYELPAYLDGDLISMASEEILPDPIVKKTIDSLQAIAEKGMDEYIGEATIHLTKEGASQSLIGNTVMDAMREETNADFAFLNLGGVRDNITKGPVTYRDVFKVLPFESRIVTMDISGAKLKEILEFRVSGSRHGIRISGGKVVNNRNYPNFERITNLEINGKTWSPDSIYTVATTDFLMQGNAGLTLLTKIPENQITYYNIVIRDALANYFRTHKKVAAKIDDRWIRDDNSVHSPVIKKFNNFNKK